A portion of the Parasedimentitalea marina genome contains these proteins:
- a CDS encoding haloacid dehalogenase type II encodes MPITTCIFDAYGTLFDVAAAARQAAAEPEFPLLRDSWVELANHWRLKQLQYTWLRAITIAHTDFWEVTQNGLDWALEATGLDGDARLRQRLLDLYWELQAYPEVPAMLQALKAAGLNTAILSNGSPDMLDGAVQSAGLGDVLDDVLSVESVGIFKPNARVYDLVGARFNCHRNEVLFVSSNGWDAAGAAGYGFATAWVNRAGEPMDRLPWTPQHVLTDLTPIPDLAGN; translated from the coding sequence ATGCCAATCACAACCTGTATTTTCGACGCCTATGGCACCCTGTTCGACGTCGCTGCAGCGGCCAGACAGGCCGCCGCCGAACCAGAGTTTCCGCTATTGCGCGACAGCTGGGTTGAACTGGCAAATCACTGGCGCCTCAAGCAGCTCCAATACACCTGGCTGCGCGCAATCACGATCGCCCATACCGATTTCTGGGAGGTCACTCAGAACGGGCTGGATTGGGCGCTGGAAGCCACAGGTCTGGACGGCGACGCCAGGTTGCGCCAGCGATTATTGGACCTTTATTGGGAGCTACAGGCCTACCCTGAGGTTCCCGCGATGCTGCAGGCCTTGAAAGCGGCTGGGTTGAACACCGCGATCCTGTCGAATGGGTCGCCCGACATGTTGGACGGCGCGGTCCAATCTGCCGGTCTGGGCGATGTACTGGATGATGTGCTGTCCGTCGAGAGTGTTGGCATCTTTAAACCAAATGCCCGTGTCTATGATCTGGTTGGCGCCCGGTTCAATTGCCATCGCAACGAGGTGCTGTTTGTCTCGTCCAATGGCTGGGACGCGGCAGGGGCTGCGGGCTATGGCTTTGCCACCGCCTGGGTCAATCGCGCAGGCGAACCCATGGATCGCTTGCCCTGGACACCACAGCATGTGCTGACCGACCTGACACCCATTCCTGATCTCGCAGGCAATTGA
- a CDS encoding peptidoglycan-binding domain-containing protein has protein sequence MRNTIILSSFFAASATLGLAQEPACYALETPSETHGVNTLTLSDDGEVNYTLIGSPYVTYEFSCAFFDDNTVAYCSVDCDGGALTLIRFPETVLADFSHLRVESARIESIATQIGAMEADGEVISGLFQLTPAAATVCKAAANQRQPLLLEPGDLYPAVERLERYLFEGGYFNDVADWYYTEETAQAVRAFQAEYGDPVTGLADWALLQKIGIYASYSFGGC, from the coding sequence ATGCGAAACACCATTATTTTATCGAGTTTCTTCGCTGCCAGCGCCACTTTGGGGCTGGCGCAAGAGCCAGCATGTTATGCCCTTGAAACACCCTCTGAAACGCACGGGGTCAATACCTTGACCCTTAGTGACGATGGCGAGGTCAATTACACGCTGATCGGCAGCCCTTATGTGACTTACGAATTTTCCTGCGCCTTTTTTGACGACAATACTGTGGCCTATTGTTCGGTCGATTGCGACGGTGGCGCGCTGACCCTAATCCGCTTTCCTGAAACTGTGCTGGCTGACTTCAGCCACCTGCGCGTGGAAAGCGCCCGTATCGAAAGCATCGCAACACAGATTGGCGCAATGGAGGCTGATGGAGAAGTGATAAGCGGGCTATTTCAACTCACCCCCGCTGCCGCCACAGTGTGTAAAGCCGCCGCAAACCAGCGCCAACCGCTTTTGCTTGAACCCGGAGATCTTTACCCGGCTGTTGAACGCCTGGAGAGATACCTTTTTGAAGGTGGTTACTTCAATGATGTGGCCGATTGGTATTACACCGAGGAAACGGCCCAGGCGGTACGAGCGTTTCAAGCTGAATATGGTGACCCGGTTACGGGATTGGCCGATTGGGCCCTGCTGCAGAAAATTGGCATTTATGCATCATATAGCTTTGGTGGCTGCTGA
- a CDS encoding TCR/Tet family MFS transporter codes for MRLPILFILTTVMIDAMGIGLIMPIMPGLIVEVQGGSLADAALWGGILATAFAVMQFLFSPVLGGLSDAYGRRPVLLLSLFIMVLDYLVMALAGSLWLLLLGRLVGGVTAATHGTAGAYMADISKSTEKAANFGLLGAAFGVGFIMGPLIGGLLGELGTRAPFYAAAILSALNFGLGWFVMKETVTDENRRSFDWRRAHPFGAFRTMARVPGIQRLLWVYFLYSVAIYVYPAIWAYFTEERFNWSPQTIGVSLAVFGLTMALVQGGALRHVVRRFGERNTVIYGQLFDFFGFSLLAFVTSGTLALILTPIAALGGVVTPALQAIMSKSVADNQQGELQGVMTSVQALSMIISPMLMASVFAQFSREDAPIYLPGAPFLVALGLMIIGLVIFLRTRHSVT; via the coding sequence ATGCGCCTTCCTATCCTCTTTATTCTGACCACCGTGATGATTGACGCCATGGGCATTGGACTGATCATGCCCATCATGCCGGGGCTCATCGTCGAGGTTCAGGGCGGCAGCCTGGCTGACGCAGCGCTTTGGGGTGGCATCCTTGCAACTGCCTTTGCGGTGATGCAGTTCCTGTTCAGCCCGGTGCTTGGCGGTCTGTCAGATGCCTATGGTCGCCGTCCCGTATTGCTGTTGTCATTGTTTATTATGGTGCTCGACTATCTGGTAATGGCCCTGGCCGGGTCGCTCTGGTTGCTGCTGCTGGGGCGACTTGTCGGCGGCGTCACCGCCGCAACCCACGGCACCGCTGGCGCCTATATGGCGGACATCTCAAAATCGACTGAAAAGGCCGCGAATTTTGGCCTCCTCGGGGCGGCGTTTGGAGTTGGCTTTATTATGGGCCCCCTCATCGGCGGCTTGCTCGGAGAGCTGGGCACCAGGGCGCCATTTTATGCCGCTGCAATTCTATCCGCACTCAATTTCGGGCTGGGCTGGTTTGTGATGAAGGAAACCGTCACCGACGAAAACCGGCGGTCCTTTGACTGGCGTCGCGCCCATCCCTTTGGCGCCTTTCGCACCATGGCCCGCGTTCCGGGCATTCAACGGCTGCTCTGGGTCTACTTTCTCTACTCGGTGGCGATCTACGTATATCCGGCCATCTGGGCCTATTTCACCGAAGAGCGTTTTAACTGGTCGCCGCAGACAATTGGTGTGTCGCTGGCCGTCTTTGGCTTGACTATGGCCCTTGTTCAGGGTGGTGCCCTCCGCCATGTGGTTCGGCGATTTGGCGAGCGTAACACCGTGATTTACGGTCAGCTTTTCGACTTCTTTGGCTTTTCATTGTTAGCCTTTGTCACCAGCGGAACCCTTGCCCTGATCCTGACGCCAATTGCCGCCCTAGGCGGGGTGGTGACACCAGCACTGCAGGCCATCATGTCAAAATCGGTGGCCGACAACCAACAGGGTGAGTTGCAGGGCGTCATGACATCGGTTCAGGCCTTATCGATGATTATTTCTCCGATGTTAATGGCCTCGGTCTTTGCCCAATTCAGCCGCGAGGACGCGCCTATTTATCTGCCTGGCGCCCCGTTCCTGGTTGCGCTGGGGCTGATGATTATCGGACTGGTAATATTCTTACGCACACGACATTCCGTCACGTAA
- the pcaD gene encoding 3-oxoadipate enol-lactonase, producing MPFADLEDVQLHYRIDGDPDGPPVVFANALGTDLQLWDAMLPHLPAGLKLIRYDLRGHGLSSAPAAPYSMGALIRDAERLLELLDIRDCIFVGLSIGGMIAQGLAVKRLDQIRGLVLSNTAAKIGTAAKWQQRIETVNTAGLESIADEVMQRWFSRGFRTLPEMALWRSKLVQQSPVGYTGCCAAIAGTDFYTPTSGLRLPTLGIAGSEDGDTPPDLVRETIDLIPGSSFALMRKAGHLPCVEQPRDYATLLDTFLQKIGHYG from the coding sequence ATGCCGTTTGCAGACCTAGAAGATGTCCAGCTGCACTATCGGATCGATGGCGATCCGGATGGCCCTCCGGTGGTTTTTGCCAACGCGCTGGGCACGGATCTGCAGCTTTGGGACGCCATGCTGCCGCATCTTCCTGCCGGGTTGAAACTGATCCGCTATGACCTGCGCGGTCACGGGCTGTCCTCGGCCCCAGCTGCGCCCTATTCCATGGGCGCGTTAATCCGCGACGCCGAGCGGCTGCTGGAGCTGCTGGACATCCGCGACTGTATTTTTGTCGGCTTGTCGATCGGCGGCATGATCGCACAGGGGTTGGCTGTGAAACGGTTGGATCAAATCCGTGGACTAGTTCTGTCAAACACCGCCGCCAAGATCGGCACCGCTGCTAAATGGCAGCAACGCATTGAGACGGTGAACACCGCGGGCCTTGAATCCATCGCTGATGAGGTGATGCAGCGCTGGTTTTCGCGCGGCTTCCGCACCCTGCCCGAAATGGCCCTTTGGCGGTCAAAGTTGGTGCAGCAGTCACCCGTCGGCTATACCGGTTGCTGTGCTGCCATTGCCGGGACGGATTTTTATACCCCCACCAGCGGGTTACGGCTGCCCACCCTGGGCATTGCCGGGTCCGAGGACGGCGACACGCCCCCTGATTTGGTACGCGAAACCATTGACCTGATCCCCGGGTCTTCGTTCGCATTGATGCGCAAGGCGGGTCACCTGCCCTGCGTAGAACAGCCACGGGACTATGCGACCCTGCTCGACACCTTCCTGCAAAAGATCGGACACTATGGCTGA
- a CDS encoding FKBP-type peptidyl-prolyl cis-trans isomerase: MTEVKAGDIVRIHYTGTLLDGSVFDSSEGRDPLEFTVGAGQVIEGMDTEMPGMTVGEKKTIEIPCAKAYGPINPGARQAIPREGIPDDIPLEIGTQLQMQSPEGHALPVTVVEVDDATVTLDANHPLAGKDLTFALELVSIA, translated from the coding sequence ATGACCGAGGTCAAAGCCGGCGACATCGTTCGCATCCATTACACCGGAACTCTGCTGGACGGCAGCGTGTTCGACAGTTCAGAAGGCCGTGATCCGCTGGAGTTCACAGTGGGCGCCGGTCAGGTGATCGAAGGCATGGACACTGAGATGCCGGGCATGACGGTGGGTGAGAAAAAGACCATCGAGATCCCCTGTGCCAAAGCCTATGGCCCAATCAATCCAGGCGCTCGTCAGGCTATCCCGCGTGAGGGAATTCCCGATGATATCCCACTGGAAATTGGCACTCAGCTGCAGATGCAATCACCAGAAGGGCATGCACTGCCAGTCACCGTGGTTGAGGTCGATGATGCAACAGTCACACTGGATGCCAATCACCCGCTGGCGGGCAAAGATCTGACATTTGCGCTCGAGCTGGTTTCGATCGCCTGA
- a CDS encoding threonine ammonia-lyase — MTSLAMINAAAQRLDGHARVTPLLSSPFLDDIAQRRILIKPECLQHTGSFKFRGAWSALSALDPSARAKGVIAYSSGNHAQGIAHAATLHGVPSVIVMPADAPQLKIENTRALGAEVILYDRANEDRDAIGQAIATERDLTLIKPFDEPQVIAGQGTVGLEIATQAADLGVTTGEVLVNCGGGGLTSGIALALEAQAPQMQVRPCEPKGFDDVTRSLISGQIERNDQTSGSICDAILTPSPGQITFPIVKRLCGAGLVVSEDEALHAMALAFLRLKIVLEPGGAVSLAAALFHGHALTSEVAIVVATGGNVDPEVFQQALQRFS; from the coding sequence ATGACTTCGCTTGCCATGATCAACGCCGCCGCCCAGCGGCTGGATGGACACGCCCGGGTGACACCATTGTTGTCTTCCCCGTTTCTGGACGACATCGCCCAGCGCCGTATTCTGATCAAACCCGAGTGCTTGCAACACACTGGATCGTTCAAATTTCGCGGTGCCTGGTCGGCTCTGTCAGCCCTGGACCCATCCGCGCGCGCAAAAGGCGTGATCGCCTATTCCAGTGGCAATCATGCACAGGGCATTGCCCATGCCGCCACCCTGCACGGCGTACCCTCGGTGATCGTGATGCCCGCAGATGCCCCACAGCTGAAGATTGAAAACACCCGCGCATTGGGGGCCGAGGTGATCCTGTACGACCGCGCCAACGAGGACCGGGACGCCATTGGTCAGGCCATCGCAACTGAACGCGATCTGACATTGATAAAACCTTTTGACGAGCCGCAAGTGATCGCGGGGCAAGGCACGGTGGGGCTAGAGATCGCCACCCAGGCCGCAGATCTGGGTGTCACAACTGGCGAGGTCTTGGTCAATTGTGGCGGCGGCGGGTTGACCTCTGGCATCGCGCTGGCGTTGGAGGCCCAGGCCCCACAGATGCAGGTCAGGCCTTGTGAGCCAAAAGGCTTTGACGATGTGACACGCTCGCTGATCTCAGGACAGATAGAGCGCAATGACCAGACCTCGGGGTCCATCTGTGACGCCATCCTGACGCCGTCACCGGGGCAAATAACCTTTCCAATCGTGAAGCGGCTGTGCGGCGCTGGCCTTGTGGTCAGTGAAGACGAAGCCCTGCACGCTATGGCATTGGCCTTTCTGCGGCTCAAAATCGTGCTGGAGCCTGGCGGTGCTGTGTCACTGGCGGCTGCGTTATTCCACGGGCATGCGCTGACCAGCGAGGTCGCAATCGTCGTCGCCACCGGTGGCAATGTCGATCCCGAGGTCTTCCAGCAGGCCCTGCAGCGTTTCAGCTGA
- a CDS encoding TIGR03084 family metal-binding protein has translation MQQAEDFRAESLALAGILEDLPEAEFHQPTLFKEWSIDHILGHLHLFNVAAVASLKGPDSFANFISPVVTDMQMGKSILDCQFPWLDGLSGRALFEAWRNGAEVCADSFAQADPKDRVKWIGPDMSTLSSITARQMETWAHGQAVFDLLGLERRDLDRIRNIAHLGVATFGWTFLNRQEEVPAPAPYVELTGPSGAVWQWNEPQKDNFVRGQAVEFAQVVTQTRSIADTALQASGDVAHHWMNHAQCFAGPPVSPPAKGQRHKAG, from the coding sequence ATGCAGCAGGCAGAAGATTTCCGGGCAGAGAGCCTTGCGCTGGCAGGTATACTAGAGGACCTACCCGAAGCGGAGTTTCACCAGCCAACTCTGTTTAAGGAGTGGTCGATTGATCATATTTTGGGCCACCTACACCTCTTTAATGTCGCCGCAGTCGCATCGCTCAAAGGGCCTGACTCTTTTGCCAACTTCATAAGTCCGGTCGTCACAGACATGCAAATGGGCAAATCCATTTTGGACTGTCAGTTCCCCTGGCTGGATGGACTGTCCGGGCGGGCCCTGTTTGAGGCGTGGCGCAATGGGGCCGAAGTCTGCGCAGACTCATTCGCCCAGGCCGACCCAAAAGACCGCGTAAAATGGATCGGGCCAGATATGAGCACGCTCAGCTCTATCACTGCCAGGCAAATGGAGACCTGGGCACATGGGCAGGCCGTGTTTGATCTGTTGGGATTGGAACGCAGGGATCTGGACCGTATCCGCAACATTGCCCATCTGGGAGTTGCGACCTTTGGATGGACATTTCTCAATCGCCAAGAAGAAGTGCCCGCCCCTGCCCCTTATGTCGAGCTAACTGGGCCATCTGGCGCGGTATGGCAGTGGAATGAGCCGCAAAAGGATAATTTTGTGCGCGGCCAGGCGGTCGAGTTTGCACAAGTAGTGACCCAGACACGAAGCATTGCCGATACGGCGTTACAAGCCAGTGGCGACGTTGCGCATCATTGGATGAACCACGCGCAATGCTTTGCCGGGCCGCCAGTCTCTCCCCCGGCCAAGGGTCAACGACACAAAGCAGGCTGA
- a CDS encoding alpha/beta fold hydrolase: MADILLVHGSCHGAWCWRDLIPALQAQGHTARAIDLPGHGDARDLASVTLDQSADAILAATTPDTIVLGHSWAGYPISAAAEKAPDAVRGLIYLCAYVPVSGLSLIDMRRNGPRQTLTDAVIKDPGGASYKIDPNRAPDLFYHDCPAEAVDYALSHLCPQPIRPQDTPLFVSDRWRKVSKAYIRCANDRVIPPEYQAEMVADWPRNHVHDMPLSHSPFFADPRWLADVITRIARDM, translated from the coding sequence ATGGCTGATATACTCCTCGTTCACGGCTCTTGCCACGGAGCCTGGTGTTGGCGCGATCTGATCCCCGCCTTGCAGGCACAGGGTCACACTGCGCGCGCGATAGACCTGCCAGGTCATGGTGACGCACGCGATCTGGCCTCGGTGACGCTGGACCAGTCGGCAGATGCGATACTGGCTGCCACAACCCCGGACACCATAGTGTTGGGACATTCCTGGGCCGGCTACCCGATTTCAGCCGCCGCCGAGAAAGCACCCGACGCAGTGCGCGGACTTATCTATCTCTGTGCCTATGTGCCAGTGTCGGGTCTGTCACTGATCGACATGCGCCGCAATGGCCCGCGCCAGACATTGACCGATGCCGTCATCAAAGACCCAGGTGGTGCCAGCTATAAAATCGACCCCAACCGCGCCCCCGACCTTTTCTATCACGACTGCCCGGCAGAGGCTGTGGACTATGCCTTGTCCCACCTTTGCCCTCAGCCCATCAGGCCACAAGACACGCCTTTGTTTGTGTCAGATCGTTGGCGTAAAGTGTCCAAGGCCTATATTCGCTGTGCAAACGATCGCGTCATTCCGCCCGAATATCAAGCCGAGATGGTCGCCGACTGGCCGCGCAACCATGTTCATGACATGCCCCTCTCGCACTCGCCTTTCTTTGCCGACCCCAGATGGTTGGCAGATGTCATCACCCGTATCGCAAGGGATATGTAA